From a single Natronorubrum tibetense GA33 genomic region:
- a CDS encoding YbaK/EbsC family protein, with protein MHPRATAFAERARDEYEFDPEVEEFPEGTKTAADAAEAVGCDVAQIASSLVFDVDGSLVVSVTSGANRVDEAALGDAFDVRGDAVSMADAGEIKDELGWSIGGVPPFCHDRSVPVVVDETLLEHETVWAAAGTPEAVFPIDPDELRRLADAEPTIVTD; from the coding sequence ATGCATCCACGTGCGACGGCATTCGCAGAACGCGCCCGCGACGAGTACGAGTTCGACCCCGAGGTCGAGGAGTTCCCCGAAGGGACGAAAACGGCAGCCGACGCGGCCGAGGCGGTCGGCTGTGACGTCGCCCAGATCGCCAGTTCGCTCGTGTTCGACGTCGACGGCTCGCTCGTCGTTTCGGTGACGAGCGGTGCGAACCGGGTCGACGAGGCCGCACTCGGCGACGCGTTCGACGTACGCGGCGACGCCGTCTCGATGGCCGACGCCGGGGAGATCAAAGACGAACTCGGCTGGTCGATCGGCGGCGTGCCACCGTTCTGTCACGACCGATCCGTTCCCGTCGTCGTCGACGAAACGTTGCTCGAGCACGAGACCGTCTGGGCGGCCGCAGGGACGCCAGAGGCGGTCTTCCCCATCGACCCCGACGAGCTACGACGGCTCGCGGACGCCGAGCCAACGATCGTCACCGACTGA